In Bubalus kerabau isolate K-KA32 ecotype Philippines breed swamp buffalo chromosome 4, PCC_UOA_SB_1v2, whole genome shotgun sequence, one DNA window encodes the following:
- the FOXE1 gene encoding forkhead box protein E1, whose amino-acid sequence MTAESGPPPPPPQPEALAAVKEERGEAGAGGVPAEAVGRGAGGRRRKRPLQRGKPPYSYIALIAMAIAHAPERRLTLGGIYKFITERFPFYRDNPKKWQNSIRHNLTLNDCFLKIPREAGRPGKGNYWALDPNAEDMFESGSFLRRRKRFKRSDLSTYPAYMHDAAAAAAAAAAAAAAAIFPGGVPAARPPYPGAVYAGYAAPSLAPPPPVYYPAASPGPCRVFGLVPERPLSPELGPAPSGPAGSCSFASAGGSAASTAYQPAGCAGARPANTSAYAAAYAGPDGTYSQGASGALFAATGRLAGPASPPAGGSSGGIETAVDFYGRTSPGQFGALGPCYNPGGQLGAGSGGAYHARHAAAYPSAVDRFVSAM is encoded by the coding sequence ATGACGGCCGAGagcgggccgccgccgccgccgccgcagccggaGGCGCTGGCTGCCGTGAAGGAGGAGCGCGGTGAGGCGGGGGCCGGCGGGGTACCAGCGGAGGCCGTGGGTCGCGGCGCCGGTGGGCGGCGGCGGAAGCGCCCCCTGCAGCGGGGCAAGCCGCCCTACAGCTACATCGCGCTCATTGCCATGGCCATAGCGCACGCGCCGGAGCGCCGCCTCACTCTGGGCGGCATCTATAAGTTCATCACCGAGCGTTTCCCCTTTTACCGCGACAACCCCAAAAAGTGGCAGAACAGCATCCGCCACAACCTCACACTCAACGACTGCTTTCTCAAGATCCCGCGCGAGGCCGGCCGCCCGGGCAAGGGCAACTACTGGGCGCTCGATCCCAACGCCGAGGACATGTTCGAGAGCGGCAGCTTCCTGCGCCGCCGCAAGCGTTTCAAGCGCTCTGACCTGTCCACTTACCCGGCTTACATGCACgacgcggccgccgccgccgctgccgctgcagccgccgccgctgccgccatCTTCCCGGGTGGGGTGCCCGCTGCGCGCCCTCCTTACCCTGGCGCGGTCTATGCAGGCTATGCCGCACCGTCGCTCGCCCCGCCGCCCCCGGTCTACTACCCGGCTGCTTCGCCAGGCCCGTGCCGCGTCTTCGGCCTGGTGCCTGAGCGGCCGCTCAGCCCAGAACTGGGCCCCGCGCCATCGGGGCCCGCCGGTTCCTGCTCCTTTGCCTCGGCCGGCGGCTCTGCCGCTAGCACAGCTTACCAGCCGGCCGGCTGCGCCGGTGCCCGACCCGCCAACACTTCCGCCTATGCGGCCGCGTACGCTGGCCCCGACGGCACGTACTCGCAAGGGGCCAGCGGGGCCCTCTTCGCAGCGACTGGCCGGTTGGCCGGGCCCGCTTCGCCCCCCGCGGGTGGCAGCAGCGGCGGCATCGAGACTGCGGTGGACTTCTATGGGCGCACATCGCCCGGCCAGTTCGGAGCTCTGGGGCCCTGCTACAATCCTGGTGGGCAGCTCGGAGCGGGCAGTGGAGGCGCCTACCACGCTCGCCACGCGGCTGCCTATCCAAGCGCAGTGGATCGGTTCGTGTCCGCCATGTGA